From Deferrisoma camini S3R1, the proteins below share one genomic window:
- the rlmD gene encoding 23S rRNA (uracil(1939)-C(5))-methyltransferase RlmD: MIAEDDPSPHPRPPPACPHSGCPGCALAHLPAPEQMETKRRTVAEALALHLGRIVPVDAVVPAPRTAGYRAGAKLVFGRQGTRVVLGIFARGSHRVVDIPRCPAHTAGVAAAARALRTLIGRAPGLVWQGPGGQGWLRYAAFQESRATGRVAVTLVTRTDEGAGTLRSLAARLREAVPAVAGVAWNVNPSSGNAVFGPRWEPILGDPVLEERFLGLEFRASPGAFLQANRDLADEAYRALVEALDPGPGDDVLDLYSGVGVTAIALAARARRVVGVEAHPVAADDARANARRAGVENALFRQGDAAAEAWELVSEGFRPAVAVLNPARKGADAGVIDALAALEPRRIAYLSCNPQTLARDLALLLEQAPYRIVRVTPYDFLPGTDHVETLVLLERGP; the protein is encoded by the coding sequence ATGATCGCGGAAGACGACCCGTCCCCTCACCCTAGACCGCCCCCAGCCTGTCCCCATTCGGGGTGCCCGGGGTGCGCCCTGGCGCACCTGCCGGCCCCGGAGCAGATGGAGACGAAGCGGCGCACGGTCGCCGAGGCCCTGGCCCTGCACCTGGGCCGGATCGTGCCGGTGGACGCCGTGGTGCCGGCACCCCGCACGGCCGGGTACCGGGCCGGAGCCAAGCTGGTATTCGGCCGCCAGGGCACGCGGGTGGTGCTGGGCATCTTCGCCCGGGGCTCCCACCGGGTGGTGGACATCCCCCGCTGCCCGGCCCACACCGCCGGGGTGGCTGCCGCGGCCCGGGCCCTGCGGACGTTGATCGGCCGGGCGCCCGGCCTGGTGTGGCAGGGGCCCGGTGGGCAGGGGTGGCTGCGGTACGCCGCGTTTCAGGAGAGCCGGGCCACGGGCCGGGTGGCCGTGACCCTGGTCACCCGCACGGACGAGGGCGCGGGCACCCTGCGGAGCCTGGCCGCCCGGCTGCGGGAGGCCGTGCCGGCCGTGGCCGGGGTCGCCTGGAACGTGAACCCCAGCTCGGGCAACGCGGTGTTCGGCCCCCGATGGGAGCCGATCCTCGGGGACCCGGTCCTCGAGGAACGGTTCCTGGGCCTGGAGTTCCGGGCCTCGCCGGGCGCCTTCCTCCAGGCCAACCGGGACCTGGCCGACGAGGCCTACCGCGCCCTGGTGGAGGCCCTGGACCCGGGCCCGGGGGACGACGTGTTGGACCTCTACTCCGGGGTGGGGGTGACCGCCATCGCCCTGGCGGCCCGGGCCCGCCGGGTGGTGGGGGTCGAGGCCCACCCGGTGGCGGCCGACGACGCCCGGGCCAACGCCCGGAGGGCCGGCGTGGAGAACGCCCTGTTCCGCCAGGGGGATGCCGCGGCCGAGGCGTGGGAGCTCGTGTCCGAGGGGTTCCGGCCGGCCGTGGCCGTGCTGAACCCGGCCCGGAAGGGGGCCGACGCCGGCGTGATCGACGCGCTGGCGGCCCTGGAGCCCCGGCGCATCGCCTACCTCTCGTGCAACCCCCAAACCCTGGCCCGGGACCTGGCCCTGCTGCTGGAGCAGGCCCCCTACCGCATCGTGCGGGTGACCCCCTACGACTTCCTGCCCGGCACCGACCACGTGGAGACCCTGGTGCTCCTGGAGCGTGGGCCGTGA
- a CDS encoding MBL fold metallo-hydrolase: MEIIPIGVGDAFAKTLYQTNFLVRPAEGEPFLIDCGHTASRALTDLGIEPRAVTRVVLSHLHADHIGGLEELGFAGYFGWGIRPDLYVPEDLLPWLWSHALEAGMGQRLRGEHGEFEADLSTYFRVHPLAGPGTFELGSVRLTAFPTPHVPGRPSWGFRLEDRATGGRVLLPCDTRYDPGNLEAHGAGVEVVFHDCQFASNGAHIHATLDELLRLPEAWQERLLLVHYSDDWEAHRHRLGRMRLAEQGRVYRF, from the coding sequence ATGGAGATCATTCCCATCGGGGTCGGCGACGCGTTCGCCAAGACCCTGTATCAGACGAACTTCCTCGTGCGGCCGGCCGAGGGCGAGCCGTTCCTGATCGACTGCGGCCACACCGCGTCCCGGGCCCTGACCGACCTGGGGATCGAGCCCCGGGCGGTGACCCGGGTGGTGCTGAGCCACCTCCACGCCGACCACATCGGCGGCCTGGAGGAGCTGGGGTTCGCAGGGTACTTCGGGTGGGGGATCCGGCCGGACCTGTACGTGCCCGAGGACCTGCTCCCGTGGCTGTGGTCCCACGCCTTGGAGGCCGGCATGGGCCAGCGCCTGCGGGGCGAGCACGGGGAGTTCGAGGCGGACCTGTCCACCTACTTCCGGGTCCATCCATTGGCCGGGCCCGGCACGTTCGAGCTGGGCAGCGTGCGGCTCACGGCCTTCCCCACCCCCCACGTGCCGGGGCGGCCGAGCTGGGGGTTCCGGCTGGAGGACCGGGCCACGGGCGGGCGGGTTCTGCTGCCCTGCGACACCCGGTACGATCCCGGCAACCTCGAGGCCCACGGCGCCGGCGTCGAGGTCGTGTTCCACGACTGCCAGTTCGCCTCCAACGGCGCCCACATCCACGCCACCCTCGACGAGCTGCTGCGTCTGCCCGAGGCCTGGCAGGAGCGGCTGCTCCTGGTGCACTACTCCGACGACTGGGAGGCCCACCGGCACCGGCTGGGCCGGATGCGCCTGGCCGAGCAGGGCCGGGTGTACCGCTTCTGA
- a CDS encoding ABC transporter substrate-binding protein, producing the protein MGARVARIVSLAVALLAAGAMGCRTGPEPAAFRVGIESTPTTLDPRYAAGAHAVRILPLLFHGLLKADPSGRLVPDLAVAWEQPDERTHVLRLRQGVRFHDGSELTARDVVATYRYVADPAHGCPAAGALEPLRSVEAADPYTVVFRLKRVYVSFPSLLTLGILPQGLANRKDLGDRVVGTGPYRLAAFRPGEEIVLEAFPEHFEGPPALERIRFRIIPNATTRLLEIRSGGLDLLQNAVPPYSVRFLKRDPNLQVIVSPGTSYQYIGFNCEDPILKDVRVRRAIAHAVDRQALIRFALDGLARPATTLFPPEHWAHNPDVPTYPYDPDRARRLLDEAGYPDPDGPGPAVRFRLSYKTSTDKTANEVARVIAEQLGRVGIGVDVRSFEWGTFFSDVKRGDFQLMSLRWIGLRDPDVFHYLFHSASVPPRGANRGRYRNPQVDAWIDESRRTTDPERRRELYFRIQEAVARDCVYVSLWWLDNVVVLRRGYTGFEPLPGGEYTSLARVRPEGAP; encoded by the coding sequence ATGGGAGCCCGCGTCGCACGGATCGTATCGCTCGCCGTCGCCCTGCTGGCGGCCGGAGCCATGGGGTGCCGCACCGGCCCGGAGCCGGCGGCGTTCCGGGTGGGGATCGAGTCCACCCCCACCACCCTGGATCCCCGGTACGCGGCCGGGGCCCACGCCGTCCGGATCCTGCCCCTGCTGTTCCACGGCCTGCTCAAGGCCGACCCCTCGGGCCGGCTGGTGCCCGACCTGGCCGTGGCGTGGGAGCAGCCGGACGAGCGCACCCACGTGCTGCGGCTTCGGCAGGGGGTCCGGTTCCACGACGGCTCCGAGCTGACGGCCCGGGACGTGGTGGCCACCTACCGGTACGTGGCCGACCCGGCCCACGGGTGCCCGGCCGCGGGGGCCCTGGAGCCGCTCCGGTCGGTCGAGGCGGCCGACCCCTACACCGTGGTGTTCCGGCTGAAGCGGGTCTACGTGTCGTTCCCCTCGCTGCTCACCCTGGGCATCCTGCCCCAGGGCCTGGCGAACCGCAAGGACCTGGGCGATCGGGTGGTGGGGACCGGCCCGTACCGACTGGCCGCCTTCCGGCCGGGCGAGGAGATCGTGCTGGAGGCGTTCCCGGAGCACTTCGAGGGGCCGCCGGCCCTCGAGCGGATCCGGTTCCGCATCATTCCCAACGCCACCACCCGGCTGCTGGAGATCCGCTCGGGCGGGCTGGACCTGCTCCAGAACGCCGTGCCCCCCTACAGCGTGCGGTTCCTGAAGCGGGATCCGAATCTCCAGGTGATCGTGTCGCCCGGAACCTCGTATCAGTACATCGGTTTCAATTGTGAAGACCCGATCTTGAAGGATGTGCGGGTCCGCCGGGCCATCGCCCACGCCGTGGACCGCCAGGCCCTGATCCGGTTCGCCCTGGACGGGCTGGCCCGGCCGGCCACCACCCTGTTCCCCCCGGAGCACTGGGCCCACAACCCGGACGTGCCCACCTACCCCTACGACCCGGACCGGGCCCGACGGCTCCTGGACGAGGCCGGCTACCCCGACCCCGACGGGCCGGGGCCGGCCGTGCGGTTCCGGCTCAGCTACAAGACCAGCACGGACAAGACCGCCAACGAGGTGGCCCGGGTGATCGCCGAGCAGCTCGGCCGGGTGGGCATCGGGGTGGATGTGCGCAGCTTCGAGTGGGGGACCTTCTTCTCCGACGTCAAAAGGGGCGACTTCCAGCTCATGAGCCTGCGGTGGATCGGGCTTCGGGACCCGGACGTGTTCCACTACCTGTTCCACTCCGCCTCGGTGCCGCCCCGGGGGGCCAACCGGGGCCGGTACCGGAACCCCCAGGTGGACGCCTGGATCGACGAGAGCCGCCGCACGACCGACCCGGAGCGGCGGCGGGAGCTGTACTTCCGCATCCAGGAGGCCGTGGCCCGCGACTGCGTGTACGTGAGCCTGTGGTGGCTCGACAACGTGG
- a CDS encoding mannose-1-phosphate guanylyltransferase/mannose-6-phosphate isomerase, translated as MRRKAVRAVILAGGSGTRLWPLSRQAFPKQFLPLLGQRSLFQQTVERVRPLVGDEVCVVATRDVAHLVDRQLRDLGIDPHGRVILEPVGRNTAPAVGVAALAAPADTVLLVLPSDHAIRDEDAFRSALERAAGAAAAGNLVTFGIAPSRPETGYGYIQAGEPLPGFDGFRRVARFVEKPDLATARRYLDEGGYYWNSGMFAFRAGTILEELARHAPDVWAGVEALRNAVEAGGDLPADGYARIPKISIDYAVMERSERGVVLPVDPGWSDLGSFAALLDVLARDEAGNAVRVDGLPLLEDSRGNLVWAGDKVVALVGVTDTVVVDTADALLVCPKDRSQDVRRVAEALARQGREEAVHHRTVHRPWGTFTTLEEADGHKVKRITVYPGQRLSLQLHHHRAEQWVVVRGTARVTRGDEVLDLTVGQTVHIPRGEKHRLENPDEGLLEIIEVQTGDYLGEDDIVRLQDDYGRTL; from the coding sequence GTGAGGAGGAAAGCCGTGCGCGCAGTGATCCTCGCGGGCGGGAGCGGGACCCGGCTGTGGCCCCTCTCGCGCCAGGCGTTTCCCAAGCAGTTCCTCCCCCTGCTCGGGCAGCGGAGCCTGTTCCAGCAGACCGTGGAGCGGGTGCGGCCCCTGGTGGGGGACGAGGTGTGCGTGGTGGCGACCCGGGACGTCGCCCACCTCGTGGACCGCCAGCTTCGGGACCTGGGCATCGATCCCCACGGCCGGGTGATCTTGGAGCCGGTGGGCCGGAACACCGCCCCGGCCGTGGGGGTGGCGGCCCTGGCGGCGCCGGCCGACACGGTGCTCCTGGTCCTTCCGTCGGACCACGCCATTCGCGACGAGGATGCGTTCCGGTCGGCCCTGGAGCGGGCGGCCGGGGCCGCGGCCGCCGGAAACCTGGTGACCTTCGGCATCGCCCCATCGCGGCCCGAGACCGGCTACGGATACATCCAGGCCGGCGAGCCCCTGCCGGGCTTCGACGGGTTCCGCAGGGTGGCCCGGTTCGTGGAGAAGCCTGACCTGGCGACGGCCCGCCGGTACCTGGACGAGGGGGGGTACTACTGGAACTCCGGCATGTTCGCCTTCCGGGCCGGCACCATTTTGGAGGAGCTGGCCCGCCACGCCCCTGACGTGTGGGCCGGGGTCGAGGCCCTGCGGAACGCGGTGGAGGCGGGCGGGGATCTGCCGGCGGACGGGTACGCCCGGATCCCCAAGATCTCCATCGACTACGCGGTGATGGAGCGGTCGGAGCGGGGCGTGGTGCTGCCGGTGGACCCCGGGTGGTCCGACCTGGGGAGCTTCGCCGCCCTGCTGGATGTGCTGGCCCGGGACGAGGCGGGCAACGCCGTGCGGGTGGACGGGCTGCCCCTGCTCGAGGACAGCCGGGGCAACCTGGTGTGGGCGGGCGACAAGGTGGTGGCGCTGGTGGGGGTGACGGACACGGTGGTGGTGGACACGGCCGATGCGCTGCTGGTTTGCCCCAAGGACCGGAGCCAGGACGTGCGCCGGGTGGCCGAGGCCCTGGCGCGGCAGGGGCGGGAGGAGGCGGTGCACCACCGCACGGTCCACCGGCCCTGGGGCACCTTCACCACCTTGGAGGAGGCGGACGGCCACAAGGTGAAGCGGATCACGGTGTACCCGGGTCAGCGCCTCAGCCTCCAGCTCCACCACCACCGGGCCGAGCAGTGGGTGGTGGTGCGGGGCACGGCCCGGGTGACCCGGGGCGACGAGGTGCTGGACCTGACCGTGGGGCAGACGGTGCACATCCCCAGGGGCGAGAAGCACCGGCTCGAGAACCCGGACGAGGGGCTGCTGGAGATCATCGAGGTCCAGACCGGAGACTACCTGGGCGAGGACGACATCGTGCGCCTCCAGGACGACTACGGCCGCACCCTTTAG
- a CDS encoding CheR family methyltransferase produces the protein MTPRGGAGPFALDERMFQLLAGLVEEYCGLRFDVSRRDLFAERVGRRVAALGLPGFLDYYYHLKYDPDGREELQRAVEELAINETYFFREPGPLETLVRTWIPERHRDPEPFRVWSVACSTGAEPYTLAIVAEEEGLADRVEIWASDIDRHALQEARAAVYGEGALRMTPPDKRDRWFERTEGGWRLKDPPRSRVRFFWANALEPGEAGREGRWHAILCRNLMIYFAEETIARVVDRFHRALRPGGVLLLGLTESLLRFDTPFRVEEVNGWFFYVKDGGMLGR, from the coding sequence GTGACCCCACGTGGGGGGGCGGGGCCGTTCGCCCTGGACGAGCGGATGTTTCAGCTGCTGGCCGGACTCGTCGAAGAGTATTGTGGGCTCCGGTTCGATGTGAGCCGACGGGATCTGTTCGCGGAGCGGGTCGGCCGGCGCGTGGCGGCCCTGGGGCTGCCGGGGTTCCTCGACTACTACTACCATCTCAAGTACGACCCGGACGGCCGCGAGGAGCTCCAGCGGGCGGTGGAGGAGCTCGCGATCAACGAGACCTACTTCTTCCGCGAGCCCGGGCCCCTGGAGACCCTGGTGCGGACCTGGATCCCGGAGCGGCACCGGGACCCGGAGCCGTTCCGGGTTTGGTCGGTCGCCTGCTCCACGGGGGCCGAGCCCTACACCCTGGCCATCGTGGCCGAGGAGGAGGGGCTCGCCGACCGGGTGGAGATCTGGGCCTCGGACATCGACCGGCACGCCTTGCAGGAGGCCCGGGCCGCGGTGTACGGGGAGGGGGCCCTCCGGATGACCCCGCCCGACAAGCGCGACCGCTGGTTCGAGCGCACCGAGGGGGGGTGGCGCCTGAAGGATCCCCCCCGGAGCCGGGTGCGGTTCTTCTGGGCCAACGCCCTGGAGCCGGGCGAGGCCGGTCGGGAGGGGCGGTGGCACGCGATCCTGTGCCGGAACCTGATGATCTACTTCGCCGAGGAGACCATCGCCAGGGTGGTGGACCGGTTCCACCGGGCCCTCCGTCCCGGGGGCGTGCTGCTGCTGGGGCTCACGGAGAGCCTGCTGCGGTTCGACACCCCGTTCCGGGTGGAGGAGGTGAACGGCTGGTTCTTCTACGTGAAGGACGGTGGGATGTTAGGACGTTAG
- a CDS encoding DNA polymerase IV: MPRTILHVDMDAFYAAVEVRDRPELRGRPVIVGADPRQGRGRGVVAAASYEARAFGVRSAMPISRAWSLCPHGVYLRPRFARYEEVSRQVFEVLGGYTDRVEPISIDEAFLDLTGCERLVGPGPEAARRIKQEIRRELGLVASVGVAPNKFLAKVASDLEKPDGLTVVPPGGEAAFLAPLPVSRIWGVGPKTAAELRSRGVRTVGDLQRLRPGDLEAWFGEAGRQLWRLARGIDDRPVEPPAEPKSLGAEVTFAEDVSDRQTVRLTLLDLCDRVAARLRRHGVRARGVTLKFRDAQFRTATRSASLEPPTDLAEDLFAAVELLVARVPWPRGGRVRLVGVQAARLVPAAAGWQPGLFEADADRRRRAAQAQDEVRRRFGRQGIVRAALLRRR; the protein is encoded by the coding sequence GTGCCTCGAACCATCCTCCACGTGGATATGGACGCGTTCTACGCGGCCGTGGAGGTGCGCGACCGGCCCGAGCTGCGGGGTCGGCCGGTGATCGTGGGGGCCGACCCCCGGCAGGGCCGGGGCCGGGGGGTGGTGGCCGCGGCCTCGTACGAGGCCCGGGCCTTTGGGGTGCGCTCCGCCATGCCGATCTCCCGGGCCTGGAGCCTGTGCCCCCACGGGGTGTACCTGCGGCCCCGGTTCGCCCGGTACGAGGAGGTGTCCCGGCAGGTGTTCGAGGTGCTCGGGGGCTACACCGACCGGGTCGAGCCCATCAGCATCGACGAGGCGTTCCTGGACCTGACCGGGTGCGAGCGGCTGGTGGGGCCGGGGCCCGAGGCGGCCCGTCGGATCAAGCAGGAGATCCGCCGGGAGCTGGGGCTGGTGGCGTCGGTGGGGGTGGCCCCCAACAAGTTCCTGGCCAAGGTGGCCTCCGACCTGGAGAAGCCCGACGGGCTGACCGTGGTGCCCCCGGGGGGCGAGGCCGCCTTCCTGGCGCCCCTGCCGGTGTCGAGGATCTGGGGCGTGGGACCCAAGACCGCGGCGGAGCTGCGCAGCCGGGGGGTGCGCACCGTCGGCGACCTGCAGCGGCTCCGGCCCGGGGACCTGGAGGCGTGGTTCGGCGAGGCGGGCCGGCAGCTGTGGCGCCTGGCCCGGGGCATCGACGACCGGCCCGTGGAGCCGCCGGCCGAGCCCAAGTCCCTGGGGGCCGAGGTGACCTTTGCCGAGGACGTATCGGACCGGCAGACGGTGCGGCTCACCCTGCTCGACCTGTGCGACCGGGTGGCCGCCCGGCTGCGGCGGCACGGGGTCCGGGCCCGGGGCGTGACCCTGAAGTTCCGGGACGCGCAGTTCCGGACGGCCACCCGGTCGGCGTCGTTGGAGCCCCCCACCGACCTGGCGGAGGACCTGTTCGCCGCGGTGGAGCTCCTGGTCGCCCGGGTCCCGTGGCCCAGGGGGGGCAGGGTGAGGCTGGTGGGGGTCCAGGCCGCGCGCCTGGTGCCGGCCGCGGCCGGATGGCAGCCCGGCCTGTTCGAGGCCGACGCGGACCGCCGGCGCCGGGCCGCCCAGGCCCAGGACGAGGTCCGCAGGCGGTTCGGCCGGCAGGGGATCGTCCGGGCGGCGCTCCTGCGCCGGCGCTAG
- a CDS encoding TatD family hydrolase has product MTLGFVDGHCHLDHVLQAHPGRIAWIKAAGGGLVGWSFAHRVGSVSDLRAYWRAQIAAVEEVARAGVVCAFLVGVHPRNIPPDLRPEALGDLLRPLLDHPLCRGIGEIGLETASDRELEVFEAQLGLAAELGDRGQMFGVHTPRQDKERVTRAVLAALVRHPAAAGRAVVDHTTPVTAPWALEAGLRIGMSLSPLKSSADDVRAVLRAHPEAADRLCLNTDSGTRFFEDLWAFSRAPGLPEPVARKIARDNAAAWFRLGEAGAG; this is encoded by the coding sequence GTGACCCTCGGGTTCGTGGACGGCCACTGTCACCTGGACCACGTGCTCCAGGCCCACCCGGGCCGCATCGCCTGGATCAAGGCGGCGGGTGGCGGCCTGGTGGGGTGGTCGTTCGCCCACCGCGTCGGGTCGGTGTCGGACCTGAGGGCCTACTGGCGCGCCCAGATCGCGGCCGTGGAGGAGGTGGCCCGGGCGGGGGTGGTCTGCGCGTTCCTGGTGGGGGTGCATCCCCGCAACATCCCGCCGGACCTCCGGCCGGAGGCGCTCGGGGACCTGCTGCGGCCCCTTCTGGACCACCCCCTGTGCCGGGGCATCGGAGAGATCGGCCTGGAGACCGCGTCGGACCGGGAGCTGGAGGTGTTCGAGGCCCAGCTCGGTCTGGCGGCCGAGCTGGGCGATCGCGGCCAGATGTTCGGGGTGCACACGCCCCGGCAGGACAAGGAGCGGGTCACCCGGGCCGTGCTCGCAGCCCTGGTCCGGCATCCTGCCGCAGCCGGGCGGGCGGTCGTGGACCACACGACCCCGGTCACGGCGCCGTGGGCCCTGGAGGCGGGGCTCCGGATCGGGATGAGCCTGAGCCCCTTGAAGAGCTCGGCCGACGACGTGCGCGCGGTGCTCCGGGCCCATCCCGAGGCGGCCGACCGGCTGTGCCTGAACACCGACTCGGGGACCCGGTTCTTCGAGGACCTGTGGGCCTTCTCCCGGGCGCCCGGGCTCCCCGAGCCCGTGGCCCGAAAGATCGCCCGCGACAACGCGGCGGCCTGGTTCCGGTTGGGGGAGGCCGGGGCCGGGTAA
- a CDS encoding protein-glutamate methylesterase/protein-glutamine glutaminase — protein sequence MDKKIRVLVVDDSAFVRRAVSRMLEGTPDLEVVGTARDGLDALEKVQALEPDVITLDLIMPNLDGIGFLRALHEQGRRIPVVVCSIASEGGEKAMAALDAGAVALVQKPTALALDTIYEIEAQIVAQVRGAAQADPARLREPPDAAAQTVAPVEVPAAAAGLVAVGASTGGPQALRYLLPQLPADFPLPVAVVVHMPVGFTGLFAEHLDSVCALTVVEAADGTPVSPGTILVAPAGIHLKFRQGHNGVVAALDPEPSQGLHRPSVDVLFEAAAETFGAGVVGVVLTGMGDDGTAGAKRLKEAGGRLLAEAEASCVVYGMPRSVVEAGHADRVVPLEEMPRAIMEELEARTARGGDGS from the coding sequence ATGGACAAGAAGATCCGCGTGCTGGTGGTGGACGACTCTGCGTTCGTGCGCAGGGCCGTAAGCCGGATGCTCGAGGGGACCCCCGACCTGGAGGTGGTGGGCACGGCCCGGGACGGCCTGGACGCCCTGGAGAAGGTGCAGGCCCTGGAGCCGGACGTGATCACCCTGGACCTCATCATGCCCAACCTCGACGGTATCGGGTTCCTGAGGGCCCTCCACGAACAGGGCAGGCGGATCCCGGTGGTGGTCTGCAGCATCGCCAGCGAGGGGGGCGAGAAGGCCATGGCCGCCCTGGACGCCGGAGCGGTGGCCCTGGTGCAGAAGCCCACCGCCCTGGCCCTGGACACGATCTACGAGATCGAGGCCCAGATCGTGGCCCAGGTGCGGGGGGCGGCCCAGGCGGACCCGGCCCGGCTCCGGGAGCCCCCGGATGCCGCGGCGCAGACGGTCGCTCCGGTGGAGGTTCCCGCCGCCGCCGCGGGGCTGGTGGCGGTGGGCGCCAGCACCGGCGGGCCCCAGGCCCTGCGGTACCTGCTGCCCCAGCTGCCCGCCGACTTCCCCCTTCCCGTGGCGGTGGTGGTGCACATGCCCGTGGGGTTCACGGGGCTTTTTGCCGAGCACCTGGACTCGGTGTGCGCCCTCACCGTGGTGGAGGCGGCCGACGGCACCCCCGTGAGCCCGGGCACGATCCTGGTCGCGCCGGCCGGCATCCACTTGAAGTTTCGGCAGGGGCACAACGGGGTGGTCGCCGCATTGGACCCGGAGCCTTCCCAGGGGCTGCACCGGCCCTCGGTGGACGTGCTGTTCGAGGCCGCGGCCGAGACGTTCGGCGCCGGGGTGGTGGGTGTGGTCCTGACCGGCATGGGCGACGACGGCACGGCAGGGGCCAAACGGCTGAAGGAGGCGGGGGGGCGCCTCCTGGCCGAGGCCGAGGCCTCCTGCGTGGTCTACGGCATGCCCCGCTCGGTGGTGGAGGCCGGGCACGCGGACCGGGTCGTGCCCCTGGAGGAGATGCCCCGGGCCATCATGGAGGAGCTGGAGGCCCGCACCGCCCGGGGGGGCGACGGCTCGTGA
- a CDS encoding OsmC family protein has protein sequence MAMEVRYPGGVAVEVLQRGFTIRTDQPEGAGGGGTAPSPFELFLASIAACAGFFALRFCQQRGIDTAGLGLTLDTERDPERHRVSKIVLRLRLPEGFPEKYRKAIVRAVDECSVKRHILEPPEFETVIEG, from the coding sequence ATGGCCATGGAAGTTCGGTACCCCGGTGGGGTTGCGGTCGAGGTGCTGCAGCGGGGGTTCACGATCCGCACGGACCAGCCCGAAGGGGCCGGAGGCGGGGGCACGGCCCCCTCGCCGTTCGAGCTGTTCCTGGCGTCGATCGCGGCCTGCGCCGGTTTCTTCGCCCTGAGGTTCTGCCAGCAGCGCGGCATCGACACGGCCGGGCTCGGCCTGACCCTGGACACCGAGCGGGACCCGGAGCGGCACCGGGTGTCGAAGATCGTGCTGCGGCTCCGGCTCCCCGAGGGGTTCCCCGAGAAGTACCGCAAGGCCATCGTGCGGGCGGTGGACGAGTGCTCGGTCAAACGCCACATTCTGGAGCCCCCGGAGTTCGAGACCGTGATCGAGGGGTAG